GAGCCCTTCTACGGAGAACCACTGATCAGAAATGGTGGTGCCGCTTTGATGTTCATGAGCGAGGTTTTCACACCCCAGTTCACTCAGATGTTTGGCTATGGCTTCGAGGTCAGTCACTTCTGGAACACGGAAGCCATAGACGAGCCATTTCCGTTCATCTGTGAATATAACTTGCCGACGACGAACACGCCAACTACGACCGCAGCCCCGACAACAAACACCACGGTGGACACCAACAGCACCACCGCCGCCAGTGGCCCCGCGACCATGGCACCTCAGGTTCTCTTCCAGCGACATCCACAGCCAATTCGTCTATCGGACTACCTCGGTTTCGGAGGACTGCGTGAGAGGAAGATTGATGAGTCGCGGCAAGGTGGCAACCGTAACCGTCTCGCTCCTCAGGCCTACAAAAAGCTTGGCAACTACATGGGCAGCAGGTCACGGTACTACGGCTATGGTTATCCGGTGATGCCATAGGCTTTTGGCGTCTAAACTGGTTCAATTTCAATACTGTTCAATACCAGGGACATTAAAGCGGTTTAGATATGTTTATCTTACATCTTTTTAAAATCTTGCTGCATGATGAAAACTTTTTGAAACTTTCTCAGGAGACGAGTTAAGAAGTGCCAGATTGCACCGTTTACATTGGCCAGGTACTCCGAGTGTGCAAAAACACACACGAGGAATATCATCTAAAATAACGGACAGTTATGAACAGTCAATCCGTGGATACCGAAGAAAACCATCAACGTGTCTTTTCTGCTTCAATGTAATTTTTGTCAAGTTTCTCTTTTTCAAGAAACTATACAATCATCGGGGATATTGcagaattgtacatgtattttatcttATGGTGATGCGGAGCTGTTCCTGAATGACATGCCTCTCATGCCATAAAAGCCAGAATCGTTTTAATGTCAACATTTGTAATGTATGAACACTTATTTGACATTGGCTCTTTAGAGAATGTCTTTTCTAAGAACTCTATGAAGATGTCTTATATGTATATACCAACAggcaatatatttttttaagtttatgctGCCTGTGAATGATTAAACcgaaatatatataattgttgaaaatatcataaaaatcgTGATGACCAATAAAATGTTCATGATTGTGACTTTCCATCTTTTCgttgtttttctgctttttcgACCAGGCGTTTACCACGGTATTTTACTTAGacgaaagcacacacacacacacacacacacacacattgccccccccccccccgacgcaTAAGATTTGGCATACAATCTTTCATTGAACGTCTTTTCGTGTACATTATTCTATACGTTGACAGTATACGTATGAATTTTACTTCTGCCGTTGCAATTTAGTCTCGGTAACCTCTGCCATTAGCATAAAGAGTAAAGGATATTTTTTAATGCACTTTCATACTtcacagagagggagagagagagagagagagagagaacatcaagcaaatgattacacaaaatatattttcaccttttttgtgACTATATTAAGTACTTGCACTACAGAGAAAAATACGTTCAAAATCCTACCTCACTTTATCCTTTTTTCAGTGCTTTTAGATACAGACAGTCACAAAATCCAATAATTTCTTCAATATCCTAGAAAAAGATGTGATTTGATTGCATTGATTTAAATGCAATCTACTTATATGATGTAATTATGTAGATTCCAGGACCTATGccatgcaaatgcatgttgacttgcgTTGATTCATAAGATTGTCCAATATATTATCTGCATTTACAGAAACCACATAAATATTCGAGATACAAATTacttacaatacaatacaatacaatacaatacaatacaatacaatacaatacaattcaCTCGACATTCTGAATAAAGGGGGCGTTTTTGAAATGGAAGTAGTTGGTTGCTAAGCTCCTGAGAGAGACAACTACTAGATGCGCTGGAATGTGAGGGTTTTACCCAAGTGTGATTAGCGTGTGGGGTGCGTATGAGGCCAAAATGCTGTGGCGCACGCAGATGTCAGAATGGTTGGTACTGTGTCTCACCTCCTTGAAGATACGCGGTTgaatcattatgataatatacTTTGACGTATCAAATATGTTGCTGAAAAAGTGCAATTAAGAAAGAAAACGATGCTTGGAACGGCAAAagtacatctctctctctctctctctctctctctttatatatatatatatatatatatatatatatatatatatatatatatatattatatatatatatatacatataatatatatatatatataatatatatgtatatgtatatatatttatatatgttatatgcatatatatatatatagagagagagagagagagagatatcatATACTCCAAGTGAGCTAATTATACCTTGAATGGCTTTAAAGGTATACCGTCGTGCGAGGCATTGAATGAAATTAAACAGGACGGGTGGTTTGGTAGCGTtttatttgtctcatgaattcaaattcaaagtttgcGATGAATTGAATTCAGTGAATGATACTATACTCCCTGTATGTGGAAAGATCCGTTCCACGAAGTAAACACATTATAATTGGTATTATTTATAGACCCCTAGTTCTAGTTCTGATTGTTTGAATCGTATtataaatttatcaaaaaatcttctttttgttaacaaaaatgtttttataatgggtgattttaatattgattccataaaaaagtaataacaTGTCACAAGagtttcttgaaatatttttgtcagcCTTATTTTTGACAATAATCTCGAAACCCACACATGTTACAAATTATTCCGCCACACTCCCTGataatatttttggtaattCATTTCAAGTTTTAGATTCTTCTATAATTTCATCTGATAtgactgataatttcccaactATGGCTTGTTTTAATTATAAGCATACGGTTAATAAGTTTCATGTTCCTTTAACAAGACGAAGAGTCACATCAGAAAATTTAGCTAGCCTTGGTGCCAGCTTAGAAAGGGCTGATTGGTCTGGTGTTTGTGACAACGATGATGTAGATGTATCATTTGATAATCTTTTTGGAGATGATATCTAGATGAATATATTCCCAAATTAAAAGATAAATTAGTTAGGTATAAAACATCCTCTCAGCTTCCATGGATTTCAGGATTCTTTCTTCGTTCCGTTATTAGGAGAAACAGGTTGTATCATAaattaaaaatggaaaaaaaacaacaactgaagaatcaaaaaggaaatatacatATTATAGTGTAAAATGTTTTAACTAAAGTTATATGAtttcaaaagaagaaatataatgtatatcatAAATATAATTCAGTTGGAAAAATGCAAACACGATATAAAGAGTACATGGAAGGTATtgaaacaggccatgaatgACATGAAAGACATGAAAGACTTCAAATATTATAACAATTCGATTTGGTGATAAAATGTTTAAAGATTCCGGTGACATGGCCAcaatttttaaatcttctttTGCAGTGATTGGAGAGAATCTGCCAAAAGAAGTACCACAGTCTTATACACAATTTTCAAATTGCTTAGGTCAATCTCATtctaattccattttttttttgttccaactacgaaatatgaaataacgGACATCGTTACTGGAATGAATAATAAACCCAGTGcgggttatgatgatataagtaattCTATTTTAAATGGTATTGTCTCTTCAATTGCGGATCCACTTGTACATATTTTTAATAAGTCTtatggtgtttttcctgatcaaatgaaaattgccaaGGTTGTCCCTTTATTTTAAAAAGGAGATGATCTTGATATAAGTAATTGTAGACCCATTTTCCTTACCTTCATCCTTACCTGAAATTTAGAAAAATTAATATTCacaagaacaattaatttttcGTAATTTTCATGACGTTTTCACAAATTCTCAGTTCAGGTTTTGTTGGAAACAGAGCAACATTCAagctcttttgaagtttattgataacGCCGCGCATACTATAATTATTCACATCTTGTTAGTATCTTCCTGTACTTCTTCAaagccttcgatacaattaatcatgaaacTTTACCTTACAATTCGTCTCATTATGGCATAAGGGGAAAGGCCTTCTAGTGGTTCAGAAGTCAtctgcaaaaccgaaaacaatatgtatctctgaacgagaatAACTCAAGTCTCAATTTTATCAAATGTGGCCTCCCTCGGGGTTATTAGTACCTGTACTTTCGATTGTTTAAATCAATTACTTTTGTAGATCATCCGACATACTCTCATTTAAACTTTTGGCTAATGACtcaaaataatgttttcttttcctacTACTCTCGTAGACACCGTCGGCGTTGAATTGAAAAACGTGAATCAGTGGATAAGAGCTTGTAAGTTATCACTCAATCTTTAGAAAACTAAGGACATACTTTTTAGCAATTTCATAGAAACATTTTGCACAGATCTTATTTTGATGACACTCGATTAGAACGTGTATCCCACATGAAATTTTTCGGTATCACAGTGGATGATAGACTTTAATGGAGGCCTCGTATCACTTAACATAACTAAaataatttcacgtaatattggtacttttaaaagacaaaaatttCACATCCCATCGTCTTCTTTGCTAACgtcgtatttttctttaaattatcTAATCTTAATAACGGAATTTCAGCATGGGATAGCGCCCACCAAACTTTACTAGATAAATTCattgttattgcaaaaaaagtacttcgtattatttgttgGGTTTCGCCGCGTTCCCATTAAGATTCACTATTcactaaatataagattttaaaaattaaagatttgtttgttttttcaactggGTCATTTCATGTTCAACTACAACACAAATGCTcttcccagtattttcaattcaatgtttccacgaaatcaatcttttcatgattatccaacTAGACGGtttaatgagtttcatttacccctcctgagaaccTTATTAGCTGAGAAAATGTTTATGTATACcggccctaaattttggaattcattaagttctgaaataaaatattctCCATCGTTATACTCTTTTAAGCGtaatttgaaatgatttttgttaGATTCTCGCtgagatatttattttcattatgcaCCCCTCCTGAGAACCTTAGCTGAGAAAATGTTTATGTATACcggccctaaattttggaattcattaagttctgaaataaaatattctCCATCGTTATACTCTTTTAAGCGtaatttgaaatgatttttgaaatgattttcattttgtaccTATATGGGTTACAACAAACATAAGGTTCAACATCAGTCATTGAATCATCATTACGCAATGAAAAACGGCATTATTACGCAATgaaattcgacatttatttgCATAATCCTTATTTTTGcacagctgcgtgcagtcaccagctgCCCGAAGCACCTCCTAAATCCATTCTTCCGTTTCTCtggttcagcgtgtaggcataaATGATTctcttgctttctttctttcctttcttccttcaaTTTTGTCTTTGCCCCATTCCTTTCAATTGTATATATCCCGCTCAGTTTAGACATgtcatgttaataataataatagtaataataataataataatagtaataataataataatagtaataataatgataattttttatATAGAgcatttcagacttgaaaagaacttcaatgcgctttacaaaaaaaaatataccatacacaaaatataacaaaaatttgcaatttaccaaacacaatatattactttacaatatcttatttcttatACGTACATAAGAGGTCAGAGTTGCCAGTACATCTGAGATAACTACATTAATGACTTCAAATTTAGCAATCATATGCTACTTTCTTATAATGATTAATATATTCCTGATTTactctgtgttatgttttgttggaagaaaaatgagaatgaaaataaatggattgaactgaattgaattgatttcgAAATTTGACGCATTCATCGTTCATAATATGTATCGGTCCACAACAGTTTTTAGTCTCAAAAATTCTTGCCAACCCCACAATAGGACAACATATCCACACAGCAATATTTTGCCGTGTGGATTGACACAGGGTGTAATAAGACATCCACTCGATGAAAATAATTTAGAGCGATACTAGAATGTCTCTGGTCCGTGCGTGCACACTAagccgttttttgtttttgttttgtttttgttttgtttttttgttttgctgttccACACTTATAATAACTACACTTCAGTGAAAGTGAGACCACGAATGTGAGTATAAGTATAAGCTAGTATCATCTCGTGAATTGAGTACTTATATGAAAAATCATGAATACATATAACACGTCAATTTTTTAAAGAGTTTTGGTTAAGGCAGACTTAAATCAGATGTTCCCACTCCCTTACAGTTCTTcttcttggtttgtttgtttcattgactgattgtttgtgtgtttgtttgtttgtttgttgttgttggggttttttgtgtgtgttttgcctAGTCTTTTCCCCTCTCATTGTGTCTTTGTCTTAAACCTCTTGGTAGTTTTGGGTGTTGATAAAAAGTGTAAAGTAAGTAGACTTATAGAACATTAGGaagtttttgttgctgttggtgGTTTTTTAGGGGTGGAGGGGGAGAAAAGGAGATGGGCATCTATTATTATAAATTATTGGATGTATAATTATGTCCTCCTGCTTTCCCTACCACCATCATGAATTCTTACTTTCAGCATGTCCAATGTATACCCAAATCTCCATTTCAAGATCATTACGAGTAAACACTATAAAATCACAGTGAAATGCTATGTTATTATAATTAATGTAAATAAAATCGCCCACAATATCTTATTgacttctcttttcttgtttcttgGGGAAGACTTTCATAAAATCTGAATCTGGGACTAAAATAAAGATGTGCAAGTGACATTCTTAGCAGAGCGTGTTTCTATCGTGTGTTTGTGCGTGGGAGATGTAAACCCGAGTATGtgagatataggcctactgtaaacAGTAATCATAGTAATAGTAGAATGATACTTTTAGTTGTTCCTTTGTATTTAATAGTCAAAACGGATGTTGAGTTGTGATTGTACAGGAAAGAGAAAATCGAGCACCAGAGCTTTCACCTTAATGTCAtgaaaaagaattttttttttcagaaatgctGTAGTTGAATGAAGGGAAGCATGCTGTAGCGTTATTTCGTTGGTTATTCTGTGATTATTTGCATCGATGTGAGGCAATTAGTCAAActgttgaaataaaaacaactcgaaaTTATagaatttcacgaatttcaaaAATTACGGAGtatacccgctgcatgctaaaaggattagaaccagcactggctgtaGGGTGGAAGCTCGCTGCTTTTAGTGGATAAGTCatctgtccggtgatcaggaggttgtaggttcgaatcctgcgcGAGTATGTATCCCCATGGTTTTTATCATGGCTTCTGCTAAACACTTTATTTACGTGAAGATAGAGAAATTTGTCAATTTTAAAGCTGCAATAAAAACTTCAAACTGGACCAACTCACTTTTTTACAGGGTATAGTTTCTTTTCTAAGCTTCCAGAACGTTTGAAACAGGCAGTCACTTATATCTTAAttgatacactgtaaaaacatcggtgttagatttaacaccatgggtgttaaatctaacaccgatcaaactttaatagaggaccacacccgcaggtgtagaaaatgtattgtgacggtgttaaaaagtgttcgcctggcacttcgtggtgttaatttgacactgtggctggtgatatttttgacactgcgctagagttaattcaataatgacaccgcatggtgttgatttgatgtTGGTGGTGTTagtttcaatggtataacacccgtccagcttcagtaggggaccacaccaactggtgttactgtggtgtaaatgtatttgcagattttttcaaaaatcaagtactttatcggaaaagtCTTTATCgccttgttgaagttcaaaattaacaagaagtgcagtaactaagaaactattcaaaaaacaattttaaattttgaaatgacacccggtggtgttaatctaacaccatgaatgagcaccggaaatttaa
The nucleotide sequence above comes from Diadema setosum chromosome 5, eeDiaSeto1, whole genome shotgun sequence. Encoded proteins:
- the LOC140228467 gene encoding 30 kDa spicule matrix protein-like yields the protein MGMRIKLQEWLLRTATGRYVDPTTGTATLLEGMTFHAANAYCKTLHANAHLLVINDQAEHEFIFSWMPGIEPVEMWIGLFYNATAMAFQWVNGDPLLYTAWEPFYGEPLIRNGGAALMFMSEVFTPQFTQMFGYGFEVSHFWNTEAIDEPFPFICEYNLPTTNTPTTTAAPTTNTTVDTNSTTAASGPATMAPQVLFQRHPQPIRLSDYLGFGGLRERKIDESRQGGNRNRLAPQAYKKLGNYMGSRSRYYGYGYPVMP